DNA sequence from the Halorussus limi genome:
CCGTCACGGCGGTGCCGGCGGGAAATTCAATGATTTCGACAGCGTCGTCTGGGGGACCGGCGATACAAACAAGCACACACTATTTGATGGCGAGCAGTGGCGGTTACCTCCGGCAGCAGGTGGTGGAACCGTCGTGTCGAATGGTGAGCGGAACCTCCAGCAGTTTGCCAGTACGGAACTCCTCCATTCGTTCTCAGTACCGTCACTTACTCGTCATGACGACCCCGACCTCGAAGCTGAAGGGATCAACCAAGCAGAAATCGCCTCGTTACTTCATCACGGTCCCAACGCAGCGACAAGCTTGGACGCACCAAACCACTCCGAAGAAACGCAAGCGACAATGTCTGATACGGAATCCATGACAGCAGACGATGATTCGACGAACGATGACGCTGAGGAGAAAGCGACGCATCGACAGACTGGATTAATCGATACGACTGGTGTTACCCGCGGTGACCAGACGTCTATGGAGGCGACAGAACAACTGGACACCTCGTCGCTTACACCGAAGAACATGGTTTCTCAACGAGCCGCCAAACAACTCAGAGAATCGCAATCCGAAGCCGACCTTGATAACTCGGTGAACGATGACAACGGTGAGCCCGGCACGGGCCAAGAGATTGATTCTACAGCGGAGACGGAGGGTGCGCAAACGACCGGGAACACGGAGGCAGAAGATAACGAGCCTGAACAAGAACCGGAAGGCGAGTCGGCTAGCCCTGAACAGAGCAGTCCCGTCGAAGAGGCCAGTCAAGAACGCCAAGACCCCCAGACAGGCGAAGGCAATCCCACTACTGAAAGTACAGTTACTCCTGAGGGTGACAAGTCCGCTAAGGAGGCGGATACCGAATCAGAGCGCGAGAACGGAAATGCTGAAACGACTGAGGGAGACAGCATAACTGTCTCTCTTGATCCATTGGCAGTGGCATTAGCCGAATGGTCCGTCACGACATCTGACCAGGAAGATGTTCAGACAGTAGATGACTTCGTGACTGAAGCCGTGCGACAGTACGTCGTAGCATTGCTCGCCGGTGAGGCTTCGGGGAGTGAGAAACAGGGGTTCGCTGTCAACCTAACTGGTAGTCCTACTGTCGAGCAAACGATTGAGGACCTTGTTCGTAATAGTGGCGAACTCGATTCGACCATGGATATACTTGCAAAAGGGATTGCAGCCACTCTTGACACCGACATAGACTCAGCAGTTGAAATCCGCAATATGGATGATCACCGTGAATACTTAGACGCCATAGTACGGAATGAGTCCAACACCTTTACCAACCACGAGGAAATCGTCGAAGCAGCCATTAACTGGCAACTATGCACGGAATAGAATCAACGTTATAGGCGCTAACTTGCCAATACTGTCGTAAATGAAGTCTCGATTATTATTTTAAAGCCTGCATCTGATTAACACCGTCCTTCGTCTTTAGAAGAACGCTGTAAGACGTGAGAATGAGGAGACGACCGATTACTACACCTGCTACGGTGAGAATGGAGTGTTGGGTGAGGAATATGGAGTGAATAGAGAGGGGGGTTATTCCTTTAGGCGGATCGGCCGACCAATCAAGTACCCTTTCCCTTTCTCAAGTTTTACACGCCGGGTTTCGCCGGGAACTCCGCCCTCGACGTGTATTTGGTGGTTCTTGTACTGGGCCATCGTGTCTAAGGTGCCGCCGTC
Encoded proteins:
- a CDS encoding MBL fold metallo-hydrolase, translated to MDDGETYHLLATGDFTCRSAGGFTGFPPEEFIDIDALFLPAATNESFSRSLTNALGTALEHAHGGAPTLVATSGLVGVQVAYLLDALREEYDLGVPIRVVGQVAKLYERLDYDCAGIEQIPVFEDPQTCLGHGVITIAGPEIPRERSSGRLFDCLRENANACVVQLVGSGNDPVAEGRCTIHEYELVNHPTPQTLKSVHDAVDPTETVIIHRHGGAGGKFNDFDSVVWGTGDTNKHTLFDGEQWRLPPAAGGGTVVSNGERNLQQFASTELLHSFSVPSLTRHDDPDLEAEGINQAEIASLLHHGPNAATSLDAPNHSEETQATMSDTESMTADDDSTNDDAEEKATHRQTGLIDTTGVTRGDQTSMEATEQLDTSSLTPKNMVSQRAAKQLRESQSEADLDNSVNDDNGEPGTGQEIDSTAETEGAQTTGNTEAEDNEPEQEPEGESASPEQSSPVEEASQERQDPQTGEGNPTTESTVTPEGDKSAKEADTESERENGNAETTEGDSITVSLDPLAVALAEWSVTTSDQEDVQTVDDFVTEAVRQYVVALLAGEASGSEKQGFAVNLTGSPTVEQTIEDLVRNSGELDSTMDILAKGIAATLDTDIDSAVEIRNMDDHREYLDAIVRNESNTFTNHEEIVEAAINWQLCTE